In Betta splendens chromosome 22, fBetSpl5.4, whole genome shotgun sequence, the following proteins share a genomic window:
- the d2hgdh gene encoding D-2-hydroxyglutarate dehydrogenase, mitochondrial isoform X1, protein MARLFRSTQQFGNVLGRCRTHACAATPRRSPVEHWWLFGLCSHKLHTVADGPKSCPAAAPGRLPFSTVTPDDLDFFRKILPGRTITDPDLLQSSNVDWLKTVKGSSEVLLRPRTTEDVSQILRYCNRRNLAVNPQGGNTGLVGGSVPVYDEIIVSTALMNNILSFDSVSGILTCQAGCVLENLTLYLEERDYIMPLDLGAKGSCQIGGNVSTNAGGLRLLRYGSLHGTVLGLEVVLADGRVLDCLSTLRKDNTGYDLKQLFIGSEGTLGVITAVSILCPRKPKSVNVVFLGCETFEQLLQTFQLCRGMLGEILSAFEFLDSECMRLLNTHLKLPNPISDCHFYIVIETSGSDPRHDGEKLHNFLEEAMTSSLVNDGTVATEESKAKTLWSMRERVTEALTHDGYTYKYDISLPVDRIYQLVTDMREHLGDKAKSVVGYGHVGDGNLHLNITSPTKDPEVLAAIEPFVYEWTASCQGSISAEHGLGLKKRNYIYYSKPRQAVALMSDIKAMLDPKGILNPYKTLPDNLK, encoded by the exons ATGGCGAGACTTTTCAGAAGTACACAGCAATTCGGGAACGTCCTGGGCCGCTGTAGAACACACGCGTGTGCAGCGACACCTAGACGTTCACCTGTAGAACACTGGTGGCTGTTTGGGTTGTGctcacacaagctgcacaccgTTGCAGATGGCCCCAAGTCGTGCCCCGCTGCGGCCCCAGGCAGGCTGCCTTTCTCCACAGTCACCCCGGACGATTTGGACTTCTTTAGGAAGATCCTACCAGGCAGAACCATCACTGACCCAGACCTGCTGCAGTCGAGTAATGTGGACTGGCTGAAGACTGTAAAAG GTTCCAGTGAAGTGTTGTTAAGACCTCGAACGACTGAAGACGTTTCTCAAATCCTCAG ATACTGTAACCGCCGTAACCTGGCAGTAAACCCTCAGGGAGGAAACACGGGACTTGTTGGTGGGAGTGTCCCAGTTTATGACGAGATAATCGTCTCTACTGCCCTCATGAACAACATCCTTAGCTTTGATAGTGTCTCTG GTATTCTGACCTGCCAGGCAGGGTGTGTTCTGGAGAACTTGACCCTCTACCTGGAGGAGAGAGATTACATCATGCCACTGGACCTTGGGGCTAAAGGAAGCTGTCAAATTGGAGGAAATGTGTCAACTAACGCAGGTGGACTTCGACTACTGCGATATGGCTCCTTGCACGGGACAGTGCTGGGTCTGGAAGTG GTTTTGGCAGATGGGCGGGTGCTGGACTGCTTGTCCACACTGCGCAAGGATAATACTGGATATGAtctcaaacagctgtttatagGTTCAGAAGGAACTCTGGGGGTCATCACAGCAGTGTCTATCCTTTGTCCGCGGAAACCCAAATCTGTGAATGTGGTTTTTCTAG GCTGTGAGACatttgagcagctgctgcagacatttCAGCTCTGCAGAGGCATGCTAGGAGAAATTTTATCAGCCTTTGAGTTTCTGGACAGTGAATGTATGAGACTGCTGAATACACACCTCAAGCTACCTAATCCTATATCTg ATTGTCATTTTTACATTGTTATTGAAACATCAGGTTCTGATCCGAGACACGATGGAGAGAAACTTCACAACTTTCTAGAAGAGGCAATGACGTCATCACTGGTTAATGATGGAACAGTGGCAACTGAAGAGTCTAAAGCTAAA aCTTTGTGGTCGATGCGCGAACGTGTCACGGAGGCACTGACTCATGATGGCTACACCTACAAGTATGACATCTCCCTTCCAGTGGATCGAATCTATCAGCTGGTGACGGACATGAGAGAGCACCTTGGGGATAAGGCTAAGAGTGTTGTAGGGTACGGACACGTAG GTGATGGTAACCTCCACCTGAATATCACCTCTCCTACTAAAGACCCTGAAGTGCTTGCTGCCATCGAGCCGTTCGTGTATGAGTGGACAGCCAGCTGTCAGGGCAGCATCAGCGCTGAGCATGGACTGGGCCTAAAGAAGAGGAACTACATTTACTACAGTAAACCCAGGCAGGCTGTGGCTCTAATGAGTGACATTAAAGCCATGTTAGATCCCAAAGGCATCCTCAACCCATATAAGACTTTACCAGATAACCTGAAATGA
- the otomp gene encoding otolith matrix protein 1, which yields MKRLERNLPSGFLLLLPLLSVSCVSNPKTTVSWCVLSDAEEQKCLDLAGNATARNVRGTLQCVRGLSTRDCMDKIKNGTADAASMFADDIYAAGLCHGLELSAGESHNGVDGIGYYVVVMARRSTSDLSLLEMHERSSCHPGIRTTVGWTVPIGYLVNTSQISVGEQCNFPRAVGNFFGYSCVPGVKDPQHDPRGNNPKNLCEACIGDENDRHICANNHKERHYGESGALRCVAENLGDVAFVKHTTVFDNMDGKNQESWALDLELEDLKLLCPDGTEAGLDEYERCHLAAVPTNAVVVRVEDKCRVWKYLERLQNVFGNSTEGFSLFSSAGYGESDLLFSDATHHLQRVLGSYTSWLGPTYTTMLQAFECEGFC from the exons ATGAAGCGTCTCGAGAGAAACCTGCCCTCAggttttctgcttctgctgcctctTCTGTCCGTCAGCTGTGTCTCCAATCCAAAGACTACAG TTTCCTGGTGTGTGCTGTCCGATGCTGAAGAGCAGAAGTGTCTGGATCTGGCTGGGAATGCCACGGCCCGGAACGTTAGGGGAACGCTGCAGTGCGTCCGCGGCCTGAGCACCAGAGACTGCATGGACAAAATCAAG AACGGGACGGCAGATGCCGCCTCCATGTTTGCAGATGACATATATGCGGCTGGGCTGTGCCACGGCCTGGAGCTGTCTGCAGGAGAGTCCCACAACGGAGTGG ACGGCATCGGCTACTACGTGGTGGTGATGGCCCGTCGCTCCACTTCGGACCTGTCGCTGCTGGAGATGCACGAGCGCAGCTCCTGCCACCCCGGCATACGGACCACGGTGGGGTGGACTGTGCCCATTGGCTACCTGGTCAACACCTCCCAGATCAGTGTGGGGGAGCAGTGCAACTTCCCCAGAG CGGTCGGGAACTTCTTTGGCTACAGCTGTGTGCCAGGCGTGAAGGATCCCCAGCATGACCCCAGAGGCAACAACCCCAAGAACCTGTGCGAGGCGTGCATCGGAGACGAGAACGACCGGCACATCTGCGCCAACAACCACAAGGAGAGACACTACGGGGAGTCCGGGGCTCTGAG ATGTGTGGCTGAAAACCTTGGCGACGTGGCTTTTGTCAAACACACGACGGTCTTCGACAATATGGACG GTAAGAACCAGGAGTCCTGGgccctggacctggagctggaggacctgaagctgctgtgtcCCGACGGCACCGAGGCCGGTCTGGACGAGTACGAGCGGTGCCACCTGGCAGCCGTTCCCACCAACGCTGTGGTGGTGCGCGTGGAGGATAAGTGTCGCGTCTGGAAGTACCTGGAGCGTTTACAG AATGTGTTTGGCAACAGCACCGAGGGCTTCAGCCTGTTCAGCTCAGCAGGCTACGGAGAATCCGATCTGCTCTTTAGCGATGCCACCCACCACCTGCAAAGGGTTCTGGGTAGCTACACCTCTTGGCTGGGCCCCACTTACACCACCATGCTGCAAGCCTTTGAGTGTGagg GCTTCTGCTGA
- the acvr1l gene encoding activin receptor type-1: MGPCSVHVLVLLLLQTLQTSAEGSDGQLVCLCDSTTCQATECQGTQCFSSVNVGSTGVVYEWGCLIGPEKIRLHCSTPPSIYQALICCSKDMCNSNVTRSTLLSLLPSGDEPAGEPVGYPVETLAFFVLGPVVVLVLLSAVSVLACRRLHHGRLQRLQEFDTEQGAIDGLITSNVGDSTLADLLDHSCTSGSGSGLPFLVQRTVARQISLVECVGKGRYGEVWRGQWQGENVAVKIFSSRDEKSWFRETEIYNTVLLRQENILGFMASDMTSRNSSTQLWLITHYHENGSLYDYLQRVAVETTEGLAMAASIACGLVHLHTEIFGTEGKPAIAHRDLKSKNILVTKDLRCCIADLGLAVTHSQADNLLDVGNNPKVGTKRYMAPEVLDETIQTDCFDAYKRVDIWAFGLVLWEIARRTYSNGIVEEYKPPFYDQVPNDPSFEDMRKVVCVEQQRPFIPNRWFSDPTLSALVKLMKECWYQNPSARLTALRIKKTLDKIHSSLEKGKES, from the exons ATGGGTCCCTGCAGCGTCCATGTCCTTGTGCTGCTCTTGCTGCAGACCCTGCAGACATCAGCTGAGGGCTCAG ATGGACagctggtgtgtctgtgtgatagCACTACATGCCAGGCCACTGAGTGTCAGGGCACCCAGTGCTTCTCCTCTGTCAATGTTGGCAGTACTGGGGTGGTGTATGAGTGGGGCTGTCTAATTGGCCCGGAGAAAATTCGTTTACATTGCTCCACACCTCCGTCCATCTACCAGGCACTTATCTGCTGTTCTAAGGACATGTGCAACAGCAACGTTACCAGGAGCACTCTGCTGTCTCTGCTTCCATCAG GCGATGAACCTGCAGGTGAACCGGTCGGGTATCCTGTGGAGACATTAGCTTTTTTTGTCCTTGGTCCagtggtggttctggttctactATCTGCCGTGTCAGTGTTGGCGTGCCGAAGGCTCCACCATGGGCgtctgcagaggctgcaggagttTGACACTGAGCAGGGAGCCATAGACGGCCTCATCACATCTAATGTGGGAGACAGCACTTTAGCG GACCTGCTGGACCATTCGTGTACGTCAGGTAGTGGTTCTGGTCTTCCCTTCCTTGTCCAGAGAACTGTGGCCAGACAGATCAGTCTGGTAGAGTGTGTTG GCAAAGGAAGGTATGGAGAGGTGTGGCGGGGTCAGTGGCAGGGGGAGAACGTGGCTGTTAAAATCTTCTCCTCAAGGGATGAAAAGTCCTGgttcagagagacagagatctACAATACTGTGCTACTTAGACAAGAAAACATTCTGG GCTTCATGGCATCTGACATGACCTCTCGAAACTCTAGCACCCAGCTGTGGCTCATTACCCATTACCACGAGAACGGGTCCCTTTATGACTACTTGCAGAGAGTAGCAGTGGAGACAACGGAGGGCCTGGCAATGGCGGCGTCCATAGCGTGCGGCCTTGTACACTTGCACACAGAGATCTTTGGCACAGAGGGGAAACCGGCCATTGCCCATCGTGATTTGAAGAGCAAAAACATTCTTGTTACAAAGGATTTGCGCTGCTGCATCGCAGACCTGG gGTTGGCTGTGACTCACTCTCAGGCAGACAACCTCCTGGATGTGGGCAACAATCCAAAGGTTGGTACCAAGCGCTACATGGCGCCTGAGGTCCTGGATGAAACCATTCAGACCGACTGCTTTGATGCCTATAAGAGAGTAGACATCTGGGCCTTTGGACTGGTGCTGTGGGAGATAGCCAGGCGCACATACAGCAATG GTATTGTGGAAGAGTACAAGCCTCCGTTCTACGATCAGGTGCCAAACGACCCAAGCTTTGAGGATATGAggaaggtggtgtgtgtggagcagcagaggccttTCATTCCCAACCGCTGGTTTTCTGATCCT ACTCTCTCTGCCTTGGTGAAGCTGATGAAGGAATGTTGGTACCAAAACCCTTCTGCGAGGCTGACGGCACTACGCATCAAGAAGACCCTGGACAAGATTCACAGCTCTTTAGAGAAGGGCAAGGAGTCGTGA
- the d2hgdh gene encoding D-2-hydroxyglutarate dehydrogenase, mitochondrial isoform X2 has protein sequence MARLFRSTQQFGNVLGRCRTHACAATPRRSPVEHWWLFGLCSHKLHTVADGPKSCPAAAPGRLPFSTVTPDDLDFFRKILPGRTITDPDLLQSSNVDWLKTVKGSSEVLLRPRTTEDVSQILRYCNRRNLAVNPQGGNTGLVGGSVPVYDEIIVSTALMNNILSFDSVSGILTCQAGCVLENLTLYLEERDYIMPLDLGAKGSCQIGGNVSTNAGGLRLLRYGSLHGTVLGLEVVLADGRVLDCLSTLRKDNTGYDLKQLFIGSEGTLGVITAVSILCPRKPKSVNVVFLGCETFEQLLQTFQLCRGMLGEILSAFEFLDSECMRLLNTHLKLPNPISGSDPRHDGEKLHNFLEEAMTSSLVNDGTVATEESKAKTLWSMRERVTEALTHDGYTYKYDISLPVDRIYQLVTDMREHLGDKAKSVVGYGHVGDGNLHLNITSPTKDPEVLAAIEPFVYEWTASCQGSISAEHGLGLKKRNYIYYSKPRQAVALMSDIKAMLDPKGILNPYKTLPDNLK, from the exons ATGGCGAGACTTTTCAGAAGTACACAGCAATTCGGGAACGTCCTGGGCCGCTGTAGAACACACGCGTGTGCAGCGACACCTAGACGTTCACCTGTAGAACACTGGTGGCTGTTTGGGTTGTGctcacacaagctgcacaccgTTGCAGATGGCCCCAAGTCGTGCCCCGCTGCGGCCCCAGGCAGGCTGCCTTTCTCCACAGTCACCCCGGACGATTTGGACTTCTTTAGGAAGATCCTACCAGGCAGAACCATCACTGACCCAGACCTGCTGCAGTCGAGTAATGTGGACTGGCTGAAGACTGTAAAAG GTTCCAGTGAAGTGTTGTTAAGACCTCGAACGACTGAAGACGTTTCTCAAATCCTCAG ATACTGTAACCGCCGTAACCTGGCAGTAAACCCTCAGGGAGGAAACACGGGACTTGTTGGTGGGAGTGTCCCAGTTTATGACGAGATAATCGTCTCTACTGCCCTCATGAACAACATCCTTAGCTTTGATAGTGTCTCTG GTATTCTGACCTGCCAGGCAGGGTGTGTTCTGGAGAACTTGACCCTCTACCTGGAGGAGAGAGATTACATCATGCCACTGGACCTTGGGGCTAAAGGAAGCTGTCAAATTGGAGGAAATGTGTCAACTAACGCAGGTGGACTTCGACTACTGCGATATGGCTCCTTGCACGGGACAGTGCTGGGTCTGGAAGTG GTTTTGGCAGATGGGCGGGTGCTGGACTGCTTGTCCACACTGCGCAAGGATAATACTGGATATGAtctcaaacagctgtttatagGTTCAGAAGGAACTCTGGGGGTCATCACAGCAGTGTCTATCCTTTGTCCGCGGAAACCCAAATCTGTGAATGTGGTTTTTCTAG GCTGTGAGACatttgagcagctgctgcagacatttCAGCTCTGCAGAGGCATGCTAGGAGAAATTTTATCAGCCTTTGAGTTTCTGGACAGTGAATGTATGAGACTGCTGAATACACACCTCAAGCTACCTAATCCTATATCTg GTTCTGATCCGAGACACGATGGAGAGAAACTTCACAACTTTCTAGAAGAGGCAATGACGTCATCACTGGTTAATGATGGAACAGTGGCAACTGAAGAGTCTAAAGCTAAA aCTTTGTGGTCGATGCGCGAACGTGTCACGGAGGCACTGACTCATGATGGCTACACCTACAAGTATGACATCTCCCTTCCAGTGGATCGAATCTATCAGCTGGTGACGGACATGAGAGAGCACCTTGGGGATAAGGCTAAGAGTGTTGTAGGGTACGGACACGTAG GTGATGGTAACCTCCACCTGAATATCACCTCTCCTACTAAAGACCCTGAAGTGCTTGCTGCCATCGAGCCGTTCGTGTATGAGTGGACAGCCAGCTGTCAGGGCAGCATCAGCGCTGAGCATGGACTGGGCCTAAAGAAGAGGAACTACATTTACTACAGTAAACCCAGGCAGGCTGTGGCTCTAATGAGTGACATTAAAGCCATGTTAGATCCCAAAGGCATCCTCAACCCATATAAGACTTTACCAGATAACCTGAAATGA